From the genome of Anopheles moucheti chromosome 3, idAnoMoucSN_F20_07, whole genome shotgun sequence, one region includes:
- the LOC128300637 gene encoding uncharacterized protein LOC128300637: MAVVHTALGVRANYERVEQLIGKEYINFDLRIRKFNRTAVTLNGTIYVNQPIDQSFVCSSNVFLSRLGNQQFAHSPLHLPTANMCEFMDHIHEEYSTVVADIVNFPQKSECPITERTMFVKDKLFPTEVLPTPLSVGLWKIEFTTKLDDVDVIQLMASIRLSDDYSGF; the protein is encoded by the exons ATGGCAGTTGTTCACACTGCCTTGGGAGTGAGAGCGAATTACGAGCGTGTGGAACAGTTGATCGGCAAGGAGTACATAAATTTTGATTTACGCATTCGCAAATTCAATCGCACTGCGGTGACTCTCAATGGGACAATTTACGTGAATCAACCAATAGATCAGTCGTTCGTG TGCTCAAGCAACGTGTTTCTTAGCCGTCTGGGGAATCAACAGTTTGCTCATTCTCCGTTACACTTGCCAACGGCTAACATGTGTGAGTTTATGGACCATATCCATGAGGAGTATTCGACCGTCGTTGCAGATATTGTGAACTTTCCACAAAAATCCGAATGTCCAATAACTGAACGTACCATGTTCGTTAAAGATAAGTTATTTCCAACGGAAGTGTTGCCCACGCCGCTGTCAGTCGGGCTGTGGAAGATAGAATTCACTACTAAACTGGACGACGTTGACGTTATACAGCTAATGGCTAGCATCCGCTTAAGTGATGATTACTCGGGATTTTAA
- the LOC128300638 gene encoding uncharacterized protein LOC128300638 produces the protein MVTTLVKLILCLMALGRTTTCLEILFEQFDQFSGFDIVDMKLRVRKFNRTMTTLNGTIFIQQPIANDLVFHTDMFHSRLGNQQFNHYPFKMPTCGFCDFFDNLHNMYEEHIHDIVNVPQLNECPVRVRQAHILDKVFPSSVLPPFCPTGLWKIVISGWLQEEEKLSYQMVVKVYENDFFG, from the exons ATGGTGACTACTTTagttaaactaattttgtgcCTAATGGCATTGGGAAGGACGACCACATGTTTGGAAATATTGTTCGAACAGTTCGATCAGTTTAGTGGATTCGATATAGTAGATATGAAACTTCGCGTCCGAAAGTTTAATCGCACTATGACGACACTGAATGGCACGATATTCATACAGCAGCCAATAGCAAACGATCTTGTG TTTCACACAGATATGTTCCACAGTCGGTTGGGAAATCAGCAGTTCAATCACTACCCGTTCAAGATGCCAACGTGtgggttttgtgattttttcgACAATCTGCACAACATGTACGAGGAGCACATACACGACATTGTGAACGTGCCGCAGTTAAACGAATGTCCGGTGCGGGTACGGCAGGCACACATCCTCGATAAGGTATTCCCATCCTCTGtcttgccgccattttgtccaacaggtttgtggaaaattgttATAAGTGGGTGGTTGCAAGAAGAGGAAAAGCTAAGCTACCAGATGGTCGTGAAAGTCTATGAGAATGATTTCTTCGGATAA
- the LOC128300642 gene encoding uncharacterized protein LOC128300642, with protein MLFILFTLALIVISLQGIQVDFERFEQLSGYNFYNSSLRVRKYNRTMITLNGTLNVVAPLNRSLMISTDFFHSSLGNQQFNHYPVKLPTQDVCDFMSHFYADYSEYVEDMVNMPEKGECPIAPRTIYVINKAFPTKAVPPFFPPGLWKVHLINSIDSVEMVRFEITAKVTNDFFS; from the exons ATGCTGTTCATCTTGTTCACACTCGCACTAATTGTAATTTCCTTGCAAGGAATACAAGTAGATTTCGAACGATTCGAGCAGCTCTCGGGGTACAACTTCTATAACAGTTCGCTGCGAGTTCGTAAGTACAACCGGACAATGATAACACTCAACGGTACACTGAATGTGGTGGCACCGCTCAACCGAAGCCTAATG ATATCGACGGACTTTTTCCACAGCAGCCTCGGCAATCAACAGTTCAACCACTATCCGGTAAAGCTGCCTACGCAGGACGTGTGTGATTTTATGAGCCACTTTTACGCCGACTACAGTGAGTATGTTGAGGATATGGTTAACATGCCGGAAAAGGGTGAATGTCCCATCGCGCCACGTACTATTTACGTCATCAATAAGGCATTTCCGACCAAAGCGGTGCCGCCCTTTTTTCCACCAGGTCTGTGGAAGGTACACCTTATTAATTCGATTGACAGTGTTGAGATGGTTCGATTCGAAATAACAGCTAAGGTGACGAACGATTTCTTTTCGTGA
- the LOC128305091 gene encoding uncharacterized protein LOC128305091 yields the protein MQKVWFMLAITTLPLSPGLQIDFENADQISGFDVMGHTLRVRKYNRTTIVLNGTTTLKTILNNSYVLSTDMFHSPLGNQQFNHYPMKLPSQRVCDFLNTLHDEYSEHLTNIYNLPARGTCPIYPQDVYTINKVFPADAIPVFVPTGLWKAFIIFSLEEEEVARFVWIVKVSNYI from the exons ATGCAGAAAGTTTGGTTTATGTTAGCAATAACGACCTTACCGTTGTCGCCAGGATTACAAATCGATTTCGAAAATGCGGACCAAATTTCGGGATTCGATGTTATGGGTCATACGCTACGTGTTCGTAAGTACAATCGCACCACAATCGTACTGAACGGCACAACCACGTTGAAGACGATCCTCAATAACAGCTACGTG CTTTCCACCGACATGTTCCACAGCCCGCTTGGCAATCAGCAATTCAATCACTACCCGATGAAGCTACCCTCGCAGCGAGTATGCGATTTTCTTAACACGCTGCACGATGAGTACAGTGAGCATTTGACAAACATTTACAACCTGCCAGCGCGTGGAACTTGTCCGATCTACCCGCAAGATGTTTATACGATCAATAAGGTTTTCCCTGCCGACGCTATTCCGGTGTTCGTACCGACGGGACTTTGGAAGGCGTTCATCATCTTTTCGCTAGAAGAGGAAGAGGTGGCACGGTTCGTGTGGATAGTGAAGGTTAGCAATTACATATAA
- the LOC128300643 gene encoding uncharacterized protein LOC128300643 has protein sequence MLPRILMWIQVAAIVLLCCSHQSCSIKLTLDSFEQTLGTDVMWLDLRVRKYNRTCSVINGTIHILQEHNNDYRFDLDIFYSRLGNQQFNHMPIKLPSSGICDLIEHMYANYRDQMSIIVNGPVEGECPMRIREMYIFDTEFPTEVIPRALIRNGLWKALVRCYLDEKEIMSYNVVLKASDDL, from the exons ATGCTACCAAGGATACTGATGTGGATACAAGTGGCCGCGATTGTACTACTTTGTTGCAGCCATCAGTCATGTAGTATAAAGTTAACGTTGGACAGCTTTGAGCAAACGCTTGGTACCGATGTTATGTGGCTCGATCTGCGAGTGAGAAAGTATAACCGAACATGCTCGGTAATCAACGGTACTATTCACATCCTGCAGGAACATAACAACGACTATCGG TTTGATTTGGACATATTTTACAGTCGACTTGGCAATCAACAGTTCAACCATATGCCAATAAAACTTCCCAGCTCGGGAATATGTGATTTGATCGAACATATGTACGCAAACTATCGGGACCAGATGTCAATTATTGTGAATGGACCAGTGGAAGGAGAGTGTCCGATGAGAATACGTGAAATGTATATATTTGATACCGAATTCCCTACCGAAGTCATACCACGCGCATTAATTAGAAATGGACTGTGGAAGGCGTTAGTGAGGTGCTATCTCGATGAAAAGGAGATCATGAGTTACAATGTAGTTTTAAAGGCTAGCGATGACTTATAA
- the LOC128305077 gene encoding uncharacterized protein LOC128305077, with protein sequence MFKALLYALCIVSAVSLKVVFENVVQLSGSDVVRMDLRVRKFNRTMTVLNGSFVVLHPLNNSLQLTLDLFHSRLGNQQFNHYPMKLPSSGCCEFLDNLQISYKEQVSVIENLPAIGECPFTPRHVNMIDFAFPQEVVSTVMPRGLWKALVTAKLDGKELVTYYFLVKGYDDF encoded by the exons ATGTTTAAGGCACTCCTTTACGCTCTGTGTATCGTTTCTGCCGTTAGTTTGAAGGTGGTATTTGAAAACGTTGTGCAACTTTCCGGATCCGACGTAGTACGAATGGATCTACGCGTACGAAAATTTAACCGCACGATGACGGTATTGAACGGATCGTTCGTAGTACTCCATCCGTTAAATAATTCGCTTCAG CTCACGTTGGATTTATTTCACAGCCGGCTCGGAAACCAGCAGTTCAATCACTATCCAATGAAGCTACCATCCAGCGGATGTTGTGAATTTCTGGACAACTTGCAAATCAGCTACAAGGAGCAGGTGTCAGTGATAGAAAACTTACCGGCAATAGGCGAGTGTCCGTTTACTCCCCGACACGTCAACATGATTGATTTCGCATTCCCGCAGGAAGTAGTGTCAACGGTAATGCCAAGAGGTCTTTGGAAAGCGTTGGTAACCGCAAAGCTTGATGGAAAGGAGTTGGTGACTTACTATTTTCTTGTCAAAGGCTACGatgatttttaa
- the LOC128305044 gene encoding uncharacterized protein LOC128305044: MLKKYLCILCVVSVTGIKVVFENFVQESGYEYGTFDIRVRKFNRTVTSLNGSVFLHQWIDNSIVFSLDLFHSRLGNQQFNHYPMKLPSSGTCDFLDNLQSTYGEYLGPLKNIPAIGECPFSPRTIDVIDYVFPSEPVPKVMPRGLWKALLTGKINEEEIVSYYVLVKGYDDF; encoded by the exons ATGTTGAAGAAATATTTGTGCATTTTGTGCGTTGTTTCTGTGACTGGTATAAAGGTtgtgtttgaaaattttgtaCAAGAAAGCGGTTATGAATATGGCACCTTTGATATACGTGTGCGAAAATTCAATCGAACTGTGACGTCATTGAACGGATCGGTCTTCCTACACCAATGGATCGACAACAGTATAGTG ttttcgttaGATTTATTTCACAGCCGGCTCGGAAACCAGCAGTTCAATCACTATCCAATGAAACTGCCTTCGAGCGGTACGTGTGACTTTTTGGACAACTTACAATCCACCTATGGGGAATATCTAGGACCGTTGAAAAATATACCTGCTATAGGCGAGTGTCCATTTTCGCCACGAACCATCGATGTGATCGATTATGTTTTCCCATCGGAACCAGTCCCAAAGGTGATGCCTAGAGGTCTTTGGAAAGCATTGCTAACtgggaaaataaatgaagaGGAAATAGTTTCTTATTACGTACTCGTGAAAGGATATGATGATTTTTAA
- the LOC128305107 gene encoding uncharacterized protein LOC128305107, producing the protein MLQKYLCILCVVSVSGVKIAFENFVQHSGYEYSNFDIRVRKYNRTTTTLNGTITVPVWFDNSIVFSLDLFHSRLGNQQFNHYPMKLPSSGTCDFWDNVQYSYGKYLGALKNVPARGECPISPRLIFMLDFAFPAETVPLVMPRGLWKALVTGRINGEEVMSYHLLVKGYDDF; encoded by the exons ATGTTGCAGAAATATTTATGCATTTTGTGCGTTGTTTCTGTGAGTGGTGTCAAGATTGCGTTCGAAAATTTTGTGCAACACAGCGGTTATGAATATTCCAACTTTGATATACGTGTGCGAAAATACAATCGCACTACGACGACATTGAACGGAACGATCACCGTACCCGTATGGTTCGACAACAGTATAGTG TTTTCGTTAGATTTATTTCACAGCCGGCTCGGAAACCAGCAGTTCAATCACTATCCAATGAAACTGCCTTCGAGCGGTACGTGTGACTTTTGGGACAACGTGCAATACAGCTATGGGAAATATCTAGGAGCGTTGAAGAATGTTCCTGCGAGAGGCGAGTGTCCGATTTCGCCACGACTCATCTTTATGCTCGATTTTGCTTTTCCAGCGGAAACAGTCCCACTGGTAATGCCTAGAGGTCTTTGGAAAGCATTGGTAACTGGCAGAATAAATGGAGAGGAAGTAATGTCTTATCACCTACTCGTAAAAGGATATGATGATTTTTAA